One window of the Arthrobacter sp. zg-Y919 genome contains the following:
- a CDS encoding COX15/CtaA family protein: MSQTSAGVPARQTHVPAAGRLIRSLAVASLVANIVIVVTGGAVRLTASGLGCPEWPLCTADSLVTTPEMGLHGIIEFGNRLLTFVLTAVAFATVFSVWRVRHERRDLWWLSIGLLAGVPAQAVIGGITVLTDLNPWVVGLHFLASTVMISVAVVMVNRTRLSVLDLAARHAPLADKTLRPLLGAIGVLSALTVVLGVVVTGSGPHAGDHGAARNGLNPDLITRIHVVPVYLLVFALAVALYLVYRRNADARVRRAVVLLAVVVLAQAAIGYAQHFLHLPIALVALHMLGACLLTAAAAQTVYIGFNKQVPGGAAVAVAQARAARNVRGRKSPAGRK, from the coding sequence GTGTCACAGACCTCGGCTGGTGTCCCCGCCCGGCAAACCCACGTTCCCGCCGCGGGACGCCTCATCCGCAGCCTCGCCGTTGCCTCGCTGGTGGCCAATATCGTGATCGTGGTGACCGGCGGCGCCGTGCGGCTGACAGCGTCCGGCCTGGGCTGCCCCGAGTGGCCGCTGTGTACTGCCGATTCCCTCGTGACGACGCCGGAAATGGGTCTACACGGGATCATTGAGTTCGGCAACCGGCTGCTGACGTTCGTGCTGACCGCGGTTGCCTTCGCGACGGTGTTCTCCGTCTGGCGGGTGCGCCATGAACGCCGCGATCTCTGGTGGCTGTCCATCGGCCTGCTGGCCGGCGTCCCGGCCCAGGCCGTCATCGGCGGGATCACCGTCCTGACCGACCTCAATCCGTGGGTCGTGGGGCTGCACTTCCTTGCCTCCACGGTCATGATCAGCGTTGCCGTGGTGATGGTGAACCGAACCCGGCTTTCCGTCCTCGATCTTGCCGCCCGCCACGCGCCGCTGGCAGATAAGACCCTGCGTCCGCTGCTGGGCGCCATCGGTGTCCTGTCCGCGCTGACCGTGGTGCTGGGCGTTGTGGTCACCGGTTCCGGTCCGCACGCCGGAGACCATGGCGCAGCACGCAACGGACTGAACCCGGACCTGATCACCCGCATCCACGTGGTCCCTGTCTATCTGCTGGTCTTTGCCCTGGCCGTCGCCCTGTACCTGGTTTACCGCCGGAACGCGGATGCACGGGTACGCCGGGCAGTGGTGCTGCTCGCCGTCGTCGTCCTGGCCCAGGCTGCGATCGGCTATGCCCAGCACTTCCTGCACCTGCCCATTGCCCTGGTGGCGCTGCACATGTTGGGTGCCTGCCTGCTGACGGCTGCCGCTGCGCAGACTGTCTACATTGGATTCAACAAGCAGGTTCCCGGTGGTGCGGCTGTTGCTGTGGCCCAGGCCCGGGCGGCCAGGAACGTCCGGGGCCGGAAGTCCCCGGCTGGCCGGAAGTAG
- the sufB gene encoding Fe-S cluster assembly protein SufB codes for MTDQVTQKPTAPSMVPESVISDILEKNPELEGIGTYEYGWADSDIAGATARRGLSEEVVRDISAKKSEPQWMLDLRLKGLKYFERKPMPTWGADLSGIDFDNIKYFVRSTEKQANTWEDLPEDIRNTYEKLGIPEAERGRLVSGVAAQYESEVVYHQLREDLERQGVIFLDTDTALKEHPEMFQEYFGTVIPVGDNKFGSLNTAVWSGGSFVYVPKGVHVEIPLQAYFRINTENMGQFERTLIIADEDSYVHYIEGCTAPIYTSDSLHSAVVEIIVKKGARVRYTTIQNWSNNVYNLVTKRAIAHEGATMEWIDGNIGSKVTMKYPAVYLVGEHAKGETLSIAFAGEGQHQDTGSKMVHIAPNTKSSIISKSVARGGGRAAYRGLVQVREGATHSANTVRCDALLVDTISRSDTYPYVDIREDDVTMGHEATVSRVSEEQLFYLMSRGLPEDEAMAMIVRGFIEPIARELPMEYALELNRLIELQMEGAVG; via the coding sequence ATGACGGATCAAGTAACCCAGAAGCCAACGGCACCTTCCATGGTGCCGGAGTCTGTGATTTCAGACATCCTGGAGAAGAACCCCGAACTCGAGGGCATCGGTACATACGAGTACGGATGGGCAGACTCGGACATTGCCGGCGCAACCGCCCGCCGTGGCCTGAGTGAGGAAGTCGTCCGCGACATTTCGGCTAAGAAGAGCGAGCCGCAGTGGATGCTGGACCTTCGCCTGAAGGGCCTGAAGTACTTCGAGCGCAAGCCCATGCCGACCTGGGGCGCAGACCTCTCCGGCATCGACTTCGACAACATCAAGTACTTCGTGCGCTCCACGGAGAAGCAGGCGAACACCTGGGAAGACCTTCCCGAGGACATCCGCAACACGTACGAGAAGCTCGGCATCCCCGAAGCTGAGCGCGGCCGCCTGGTTTCCGGCGTCGCAGCGCAGTACGAGTCCGAGGTGGTGTACCACCAGCTCCGCGAGGACCTGGAACGCCAGGGCGTTATCTTCCTGGACACCGACACCGCGCTGAAGGAACACCCGGAGATGTTCCAGGAATACTTCGGCACCGTCATCCCGGTCGGTGACAACAAGTTCGGCTCGCTGAACACTGCCGTGTGGTCCGGCGGCTCCTTCGTTTACGTCCCCAAGGGCGTCCACGTGGAGATCCCGCTGCAGGCCTACTTCCGTATCAACACGGAGAACATGGGCCAGTTCGAGCGCACCCTGATCATTGCGGACGAGGATTCCTACGTCCACTACATCGAGGGCTGCACCGCACCGATCTACACCTCGGACTCGCTGCACTCCGCCGTCGTCGAAATCATCGTGAAGAAGGGCGCCCGCGTCCGCTACACGACCATCCAGAACTGGTCCAACAACGTGTACAACCTGGTGACCAAGCGCGCCATTGCACACGAAGGCGCGACCATGGAATGGATCGACGGCAACATCGGCTCCAAGGTCACCATGAAGTACCCGGCTGTCTACCTGGTCGGCGAGCACGCCAAGGGTGAGACGCTGTCCATCGCCTTCGCCGGCGAAGGCCAGCACCAGGACACCGGATCCAAGATGGTCCACATTGCCCCGAACACCAAGAGCTCCATCATTTCCAAGTCCGTGGCCCGCGGCGGCGGACGCGCCGCCTACCGCGGCCTGGTCCAGGTCCGCGAAGGCGCCACGCACTCGGCCAACACCGTGCGCTGTGACGCCCTGCTGGTGGACACGATCTCCCGCTCGGACACGTACCCGTACGTGGACATCCGCGAGGATGACGTGACCATGGGCCACGAAGCGACTGTTTCCCGCGTCAGCGAGGAGCAGCTGTTCTACCTCATGTCCCGCGGCCTTCCCGAGGACGAGGCAATGGCAATGATCGTGCGCGGCTTCATTGAGCCGATCGCCCGTGAGCTGCCGATGGAATACGCCCTTGAACTCAACCGCCTCATCGAACTCCAGATGGAAGGAGCCGTCGGTTAA
- the tal gene encoding transaldolase, with the protein MTSTPTARLSEAGVSIWLDDLSRERIVSGSLKKLIDERNVVGVTTNPSIFAAALANGASYAAQVQQLSRSGADVDKSVFEITTDDVIQACDLFAPVYEATNGVDGRVSIEVDPRLSRDTQGTINEAKELFDKVGRANVLIKIPATQEGLPAITATLAAGISVNVTLIFSLERYREVINAYMLGIEQAKENGHDLSTIHSVASFFVSRVDAEIDKRLDAIGSDEAQGLKGKAGLANARLAYQVFEEQFASERWQVLGAAGANAQRPLWASTGVKDPALPDTLYVTGLVAPNSVNTMPEKTLEATADHGEVTGDTITGTYAESNTVLDQLDGLGISYNDVVEQLETEGLEKFVVSWGELLQTVQNALDTAKEA; encoded by the coding sequence ATGACTTCCACTCCCACAGCCCGGCTTTCCGAAGCCGGTGTCTCCATCTGGCTGGACGACCTCTCCCGCGAACGGATTGTCTCCGGTTCGCTGAAGAAGCTCATCGATGAGCGGAACGTGGTCGGTGTGACCACGAACCCGAGCATCTTCGCCGCAGCACTGGCCAACGGCGCGTCCTACGCCGCCCAGGTGCAGCAGCTCTCGCGCTCGGGCGCCGACGTCGACAAGTCCGTCTTCGAAATCACGACCGACGACGTCATCCAGGCCTGCGACCTCTTCGCACCGGTCTACGAGGCCACCAACGGCGTCGACGGCCGCGTCTCCATCGAGGTTGATCCGCGTCTCTCGCGCGACACCCAGGGCACCATCAACGAGGCGAAGGAACTCTTCGACAAGGTTGGCCGCGCCAACGTCCTGATCAAGATTCCCGCCACGCAGGAAGGCCTGCCGGCGATCACCGCCACGCTGGCCGCCGGCATCAGCGTCAACGTGACCCTGATCTTCTCCCTCGAGCGCTACCGCGAGGTCATCAACGCGTACATGCTCGGCATTGAGCAGGCGAAGGAAAACGGGCACGACCTCTCCACCATCCACTCGGTGGCTTCCTTCTTCGTCTCCCGCGTGGACGCCGAGATCGACAAGCGTCTCGACGCCATCGGCTCCGACGAGGCTCAGGGCCTGAAGGGCAAGGCCGGTCTCGCCAACGCCCGCCTGGCCTACCAGGTCTTCGAAGAGCAGTTCGCCTCCGAACGCTGGCAGGTACTCGGCGCCGCCGGAGCCAACGCACAGCGTCCGCTCTGGGCCTCCACCGGCGTCAAGGACCCGGCCCTGCCGGACACCCTGTACGTCACGGGCCTCGTAGCACCGAACTCGGTGAACACCATGCCGGAGAAGACGCTGGAAGCCACTGCGGACCACGGCGAAGTCACCGGTGACACCATCACCGGCACGTACGCCGAGTCCAACACCGTCCTGGACCAGCTCGACGGCCTGGGCATCTCCTACAACGACGTTGTGGAGCAGCTGGAGACCGAAGGCCTCGAAAAGTTCGTGGTCAGCTGGGGCGAACTCCTCCAGACCGTTCAGAACGCGCTGGATACCGCGAAAGAGGCATAG
- the sufD gene encoding Fe-S cluster assembly protein SufD, protein MSKLNDVVETVTEKVSNVVEEVKAKVGSPRETNRVRIDGFTEEGENLSPLNEASSPLGGDSSKSHSHGGGEGIPDSSRAGRTTSFHRADFGKMTGREEDWRFTPLKRLRGLHTADLDGTAPELAVVAPDGVRVESIARTDARIGSAGIPEDRVAAAAWEDFREATAVTIPAETVVDGSVTLTINGVSKDPSAQHIVITAEKFSKGVVVLDHKGSAVLSQNVEIVVGDGAELTVVSVQDWDDDAVHASAQYAKIGRDAKFKHVVVSLGGDLVRVTPSSKFTATGGDVEMFGLYYADAGQHLEQRLFVDHAVANCKSRVMYKGALQGRDAHTVWVGDVLIRKEAEGTDTYEVNRNLLLTEGGRADSVPNLEIETGLIEGAGHASATGRFDDEHLFYLMARGIPEDTARRLVVRGFLTEIIQQIKVPALEERLTDAVERELEASGAY, encoded by the coding sequence ATGTCGAAGCTTAACGACGTCGTCGAAACCGTGACCGAAAAGGTCAGCAATGTAGTGGAGGAGGTCAAGGCGAAGGTAGGTTCCCCTCGGGAAACCAACCGTGTACGCATTGACGGCTTCACCGAGGAGGGCGAAAACCTTTCCCCGCTGAACGAGGCCTCCTCACCGCTGGGCGGCGACAGCAGCAAGTCCCACAGCCACGGTGGCGGAGAGGGCATCCCGGACAGCTCACGCGCCGGCCGGACCACCTCTTTCCACCGTGCTGACTTCGGCAAAATGACCGGACGTGAAGAAGACTGGCGGTTTACCCCGCTCAAGCGCCTGCGCGGCCTGCACACCGCGGACCTGGACGGCACGGCTCCCGAGCTCGCCGTCGTCGCGCCCGACGGCGTGCGGGTTGAAAGCATTGCCCGCACCGATGCCCGCATCGGTTCGGCAGGCATCCCCGAAGACCGGGTTGCCGCCGCCGCGTGGGAAGACTTCCGCGAGGCCACTGCCGTGACCATTCCCGCCGAGACCGTGGTCGATGGCAGCGTCACGCTGACCATCAACGGTGTCAGCAAGGATCCGTCCGCGCAGCACATCGTCATCACCGCGGAGAAGTTCTCCAAGGGTGTTGTGGTCCTGGACCACAAGGGTTCGGCAGTGCTGTCCCAGAACGTGGAAATCGTGGTGGGCGACGGTGCGGAACTGACCGTTGTCTCCGTCCAGGACTGGGACGACGACGCGGTGCACGCCTCCGCGCAGTACGCCAAGATCGGCCGCGACGCGAAGTTCAAGCACGTCGTCGTCAGCCTCGGCGGCGACCTGGTGCGCGTCACGCCGTCCTCCAAGTTCACCGCCACCGGCGGCGACGTGGAGATGTTCGGCCTGTACTACGCAGATGCCGGCCAGCACCTGGAACAGCGCCTCTTCGTGGACCACGCCGTGGCTAACTGCAAGTCCCGCGTGATGTACAAGGGCGCCCTGCAGGGCCGCGATGCGCACACTGTCTGGGTTGGCGACGTCCTGATCCGCAAGGAAGCTGAAGGCACCGATACGTACGAGGTCAACCGCAACCTGCTGCTGACCGAGGGCGGCCGGGCCGACTCCGTGCCGAACCTGGAGATCGAAACCGGACTGATCGAAGGTGCCGGCCACGCCAGCGCCACCGGCCGGTTCGACGACGAGCACCTGTTCTACCTGATGGCACGCGGCATCCCCGAGGACACCGCCCGCCGCCTGGTGGTCCGGGGCTTCCTCACCGAGATCATCCAGCAGATCAAGGTTCCTGCCCTGGAAGAGCGTCTCACCGACGCCGTCGAGCGCGAGCTCGAAGCCTCCGGAGCCTACTGA
- a CDS encoding ABC transporter ATP-binding protein, translating to MQVPTDEPCLTIKGLIKDCGPVAGLDGKMIRVLAGVDFTAHRGSVTALLGANGAGKTTTLECAQGLQPINGGEIRLLGQDPYGADAHLRSRVGVMLQEGGLPPSARPVALLEHVARMYQEPRPVAELVERLGIGSFANTGIRRLSGGQKQRLAMAAALIGRPEVLFLDEPSAGLDPQSRQIVFDLIAELRAEGMGIILTTHLMDDAQKLADYVYIIDAGKTVASGTVAELISEAGSPAEQRLLTFDAAPGLDVAALASGPLHHLEAVEAAPGHYAVRGTLTPPDLAAVAGWWAERDILPSSVHMASRTLEDVFLDLSGRTIR from the coding sequence ATGCAGGTGCCTACCGATGAACCCTGCCTGACCATTAAAGGTCTGATCAAGGACTGTGGCCCGGTTGCTGGTCTCGACGGCAAAATGATCCGCGTACTCGCCGGCGTCGACTTCACAGCCCACCGCGGCTCCGTCACAGCCCTGCTCGGCGCCAACGGTGCCGGCAAGACCACCACGCTGGAGTGTGCCCAAGGCCTTCAGCCCATTAACGGCGGCGAAATCCGGCTGCTCGGGCAGGACCCCTACGGAGCGGACGCACACCTGCGCAGCCGCGTCGGCGTGATGCTCCAGGAAGGCGGCCTCCCGCCGTCGGCCCGCCCTGTGGCCCTGCTGGAGCATGTTGCCCGGATGTACCAGGAACCCCGTCCCGTGGCTGAACTCGTGGAACGCCTGGGCATCGGCAGCTTCGCCAACACCGGCATCCGGCGGCTCTCCGGCGGGCAGAAACAGCGCCTGGCCATGGCTGCGGCGCTGATCGGCCGGCCTGAAGTTCTTTTCCTGGACGAGCCCAGCGCAGGCCTCGATCCACAGTCGCGCCAGATCGTCTTCGATCTGATCGCCGAGCTGCGGGCGGAGGGGATGGGCATCATCCTCACCACCCACCTGATGGATGATGCGCAGAAGCTGGCGGACTACGTCTACATCATCGACGCCGGCAAGACCGTCGCCTCGGGTACCGTGGCCGAGCTGATCTCCGAAGCCGGCTCCCCCGCCGAACAGCGCCTGCTGACGTTCGACGCCGCACCCGGCCTTGACGTCGCAGCCCTCGCCTCCGGTCCGCTGCACCACCTCGAAGCAGTGGAAGCCGCACCCGGACACTATGCCGTCCGCGGCACCCTGACACCGCCGGACCTCGCCGCCGTGGCCGGCTGGTGGGCGGAGCGGGACATCCTGCCATCCTCGGTCCACATGGCCTCCCGCACCCTGGAGGACGTTTTCCTCGACCTTTCCGGAAGGACCATCCGTTGA
- a CDS encoding MarR family transcriptional regulator has translation MPSAAREAEERTRDKVLGAVLEHGPVSAAELGERLGFTPAAVRRHLDALSGKGLIQVKLVRNSSSGAGRPARRYVLSPQGQAHLGNDYLDIATEALRQLGAALGPQAIEAFAAERFGRMEERYRPVVEAAGPEVADRAEALAAELTKDGFVASTTMIGAAAKKSTLLSIQLCQAHCPIQGLATAYPVFCDKETEVFARLLEVDVRRLSTLSRGGHVCTTHIPVGRTRSAPQVPLHAETNQSTSIHQQERP, from the coding sequence GTGCCTAGTGCTGCCCGCGAGGCGGAGGAGCGCACCCGGGACAAAGTACTGGGTGCCGTACTGGAACACGGTCCTGTCAGCGCTGCGGAACTGGGCGAACGGCTGGGCTTCACGCCTGCCGCCGTGCGCCGGCACCTGGATGCGCTGTCCGGGAAGGGCCTGATCCAGGTCAAGCTCGTCCGCAACTCATCCTCCGGGGCAGGGCGGCCTGCACGCCGCTACGTCCTCAGCCCGCAGGGCCAGGCACACCTGGGCAACGATTACCTTGACATCGCCACCGAAGCGCTGCGCCAGCTCGGCGCCGCCCTCGGACCCCAGGCAATTGAGGCTTTCGCCGCAGAGCGTTTCGGCCGCATGGAGGAACGCTACCGTCCCGTCGTCGAGGCCGCCGGCCCCGAGGTCGCCGACCGCGCCGAGGCGCTGGCCGCCGAACTGACCAAGGACGGCTTCGTCGCGTCGACCACCATGATCGGCGCCGCCGCGAAGAAGAGCACGCTGCTGAGTATCCAGCTGTGCCAGGCGCACTGCCCCATCCAGGGACTCGCCACGGCCTACCCCGTCTTCTGTGACAAGGAGACCGAAGTTTTTGCCCGCCTCCTGGAGGTGGACGTCCGCCGACTGTCCACGCTCTCCAGGGGCGGCCACGTTTGTACGACCCACATTCCCGTGGGCCGGACCCGATCCGCGCCGCAGGTTCCACTGCACGCCGAGACCAACCAGTCCACATCCATTCATCAGCAAGAAAGGCCGTGA
- a CDS encoding ABC transporter permease translates to MSAPASLQARILNQGRYEAVMMLRNGEQLILAVVLPLLAMVALVVTPLLDGYGTSRINMATPGIFALCAMSTAFTGQGIATGFDRRYGVLRYLSTTPLGRAGLIAGKVIAVLAVLAIQVVLVSVAALLFGWQPELSGLLPAAAQLVLGAVAFTALGLLVAGTVRPEATLAITNLLWILLAAAGGIIIPVGHLPGVLQPFIEVLPSAALGDALRSALIDSQFNISATLILLVWTVLGGLGAVRWFKWS, encoded by the coding sequence TTGAGTGCTCCCGCATCGCTTCAGGCCCGTATCCTGAACCAGGGCCGCTACGAGGCCGTCATGATGCTGCGCAACGGTGAGCAGCTGATCCTCGCCGTCGTCCTGCCGCTGCTCGCGATGGTGGCACTGGTCGTCACTCCCCTGCTGGACGGTTACGGCACCAGCCGGATCAATATGGCCACCCCGGGCATCTTTGCCCTCTGCGCCATGTCCACTGCCTTCACCGGACAGGGCATCGCCACCGGCTTCGACCGGCGCTACGGTGTGCTGCGCTACCTTTCCACCACCCCGCTGGGGCGTGCCGGCCTGATCGCCGGGAAGGTCATTGCGGTCCTGGCCGTCCTGGCCATCCAGGTGGTGCTGGTGTCCGTGGCGGCGCTGCTCTTCGGCTGGCAGCCGGAGCTCAGCGGGCTGCTGCCGGCCGCGGCCCAGTTGGTCCTGGGCGCAGTGGCGTTTACGGCGCTGGGCCTGCTGGTCGCCGGCACCGTGCGGCCTGAGGCAACCCTGGCCATTACCAACCTGCTCTGGATCCTCCTGGCGGCCGCCGGCGGTATCATCATCCCCGTGGGGCACCTGCCCGGCGTGCTGCAGCCCTTCATCGAGGTCCTTCCGTCGGCTGCCTTGGGTGACGCCCTGCGCTCGGCCCTCATCGATTCACAGTTCAACATTTCCGCCACCCTGATTCTTCTGGTGTGGACAGTACTGGGCGGCCTGGGTGCCGTCCGATGGTTCAAATGGAGTTAG
- a CDS encoding heme o synthase, translating to MTTQHAESPVHTGKMTAGRKVRAYVALTKPRVIELLLVTTLPTMIFAEQGLPSLGLILATMVGGALAAGSAGAFNCYIDRDMDKLMKRTKNRPLVTGEVSPREAMVFAWVLGIVSIVLLWFGANPLTGLLGVGAILLYVVFYTLILKRRTTQNIVWGGAAGCMPVLIAWAAVTNKVEWPAIILFMIIFLWTPPHYWPLSMKYGEDYRNASVPMLGAVAGAKLVSVQVVLYAYATVACSLLLIPVGGAGWVYTIAAVLSGGWFVAEAHKLHSRAQREDLNDKSAMKVFHLSISYLTILFLALAVDPFVGSALV from the coding sequence GTGACTACCCAGCATGCCGAGTCCCCGGTCCACACGGGGAAGATGACGGCGGGCCGCAAGGTCCGGGCTTACGTGGCGCTCACCAAACCGCGCGTCATCGAACTCCTGCTCGTGACCACCCTGCCCACCATGATCTTCGCCGAGCAGGGACTTCCGTCCCTGGGCCTGATCCTGGCCACGATGGTCGGCGGTGCCCTTGCTGCAGGCAGCGCAGGTGCCTTCAACTGCTACATCGACCGCGACATGGACAAGCTCATGAAGCGGACCAAGAACCGTCCGCTGGTCACCGGCGAGGTTTCTCCGCGGGAGGCAATGGTCTTTGCCTGGGTGCTGGGTATTGTCTCCATCGTCCTGCTCTGGTTCGGTGCCAACCCGCTGACGGGTCTGCTCGGCGTCGGCGCCATCCTGCTCTACGTGGTCTTCTACACGCTGATCCTCAAGCGCCGCACCACCCAGAACATTGTCTGGGGCGGTGCCGCCGGCTGCATGCCCGTGCTCATCGCGTGGGCTGCCGTCACCAACAAGGTTGAATGGCCGGCCATCATCCTGTTCATGATCATTTTCCTGTGGACGCCGCCGCACTACTGGCCCCTGTCGATGAAGTACGGGGAGGACTACCGCAACGCCAGCGTGCCGATGCTCGGTGCGGTCGCCGGTGCGAAGCTCGTCTCCGTCCAGGTGGTCCTGTACGCCTACGCCACGGTGGCCTGCTCCCTGCTCCTGATTCCTGTCGGCGGTGCCGGCTGGGTCTACACCATTGCCGCGGTGCTGTCCGGCGGCTGGTTCGTAGCCGAGGCGCACAAGCTGCACTCCCGGGCGCAGCGCGAAGACCTCAACGACAAGTCGGCCATGAAGGTCTTCCACCTGTCCATCAGCTACCTCACGATCCTTTTCCTGGCCCTGGCCGTGGACCCGTTCGTGGGAAGCGCGCTGGTTTAG
- the tkt gene encoding transketolase, translating into MEEQELIWTETDRKAVDTVRVLAADAVEKVGNGHPGTAMSLAPAAYLLFQKVMRHDPSDPQWIGRDRFVLSPGHTSLTLYIELFLSGYGLELEDLQSLRTWGSKTPGHPEYRHTDGVEITTGPLGQGLASSVGFAFAQRRLRGLLDADAAEGTSPFDHTIWVIASDGDLQEGVTAEASSLAGHQELGNLVVIYDENHISIEDDTDIAFTEDVLKRYEAYGWHTQRVDWTKTGDYVEDVHELYNALMAAKAETNRPSIISLRTIIGWPAPNKQNTGKIHGSALGTDEVAALKETLGFDPAKNFDVDPEVLEHARQAVARGAEAHQKWNEGFKAWEEANTEGSALLARLEKGELPEGWEASLPVFEAGKDMSTRAASGKVLSAIGPALPELWGGSADLAESNNTTIEGSPSFIPAGKQTNAWSGNPYGRVLHFGIREHAAASIVNGITMHSNTRAFSGTFLIFSDYQRPAIRLGALMGVPAIYVWTHDSIGLGEDGPTHQPVEQLASLRAIPGLDVVRPGDANEVAVAWRTILENTENPAGIVLTRQNIPTYARGEGAATATEFGSAEGAARGGYILAEAVRDGSVVTPDVILVGTGSEVQLAVEAREALAAEGVAARVVSMPSIEWFNKQDKEYRESVLPKDIRARVSVEAGIALGWREIVGDAGRSVSLEHFGASADYKTLFREFGITADAVAQAARDSLAAAGGNGSAPDGTTGAASGAQSTETGDQQ; encoded by the coding sequence ATGGAAGAGCAAGAACTGATCTGGACCGAGACCGACCGCAAGGCAGTGGACACCGTCCGTGTCCTCGCAGCCGACGCCGTCGAAAAGGTCGGCAACGGCCACCCCGGCACGGCCATGAGCCTGGCCCCGGCCGCCTACCTTCTATTCCAGAAGGTCATGCGCCATGATCCGTCCGATCCGCAGTGGATCGGACGCGACCGCTTCGTCCTGTCCCCCGGGCACACTTCCCTGACCCTGTACATTGAGCTCTTCCTCTCCGGCTACGGCCTGGAACTCGAAGACCTGCAGTCCCTGCGTACCTGGGGTTCCAAGACTCCCGGCCACCCGGAATACCGCCACACCGACGGCGTCGAAATCACCACCGGACCGCTGGGCCAGGGCCTTGCCTCCTCCGTCGGCTTCGCGTTTGCCCAGCGCCGGCTGCGCGGCCTCCTGGACGCCGACGCCGCCGAGGGCACCAGCCCGTTCGACCACACCATCTGGGTCATTGCGTCCGACGGCGACCTCCAGGAAGGCGTCACGGCCGAGGCTTCCTCGCTGGCCGGCCACCAGGAACTCGGCAACCTCGTGGTGATTTACGACGAGAACCACATCTCGATCGAAGACGACACCGACATTGCCTTCACCGAAGACGTGCTGAAGCGCTACGAAGCCTACGGCTGGCACACCCAGCGGGTGGACTGGACCAAGACCGGCGACTACGTCGAAGACGTCCACGAGCTGTACAACGCCCTGATGGCGGCCAAGGCCGAAACGAACCGGCCCTCGATCATCTCCCTGCGCACCATCATCGGCTGGCCTGCACCCAACAAGCAGAACACCGGCAAGATCCACGGCTCCGCCCTGGGCACCGACGAAGTGGCAGCACTGAAGGAAACGCTGGGCTTCGACCCGGCCAAGAACTTCGACGTCGACCCCGAGGTCCTCGAGCACGCCCGGCAGGCAGTAGCCCGCGGCGCCGAGGCCCACCAGAAGTGGAACGAAGGCTTCAAGGCCTGGGAAGAAGCCAACACCGAAGGCTCCGCCCTGCTGGCCCGCCTCGAAAAGGGCGAGCTCCCCGAGGGCTGGGAAGCATCGCTGCCCGTCTTCGAAGCCGGCAAGGACATGTCCACCCGTGCCGCGTCCGGCAAGGTCCTCTCCGCCATCGGCCCGGCACTGCCGGAACTCTGGGGCGGCTCCGCCGACCTCGCCGAGTCCAACAACACCACCATCGAAGGATCGCCCTCCTTCATTCCCGCCGGGAAGCAGACCAACGCCTGGTCCGGCAACCCGTACGGCCGCGTGCTGCACTTCGGCATCCGCGAACACGCCGCGGCGTCGATCGTCAACGGCATCACGATGCACAGCAACACCCGGGCCTTCTCCGGTACGTTCCTGATCTTCAGCGACTACCAGCGCCCGGCCATCCGCCTCGGCGCCCTGATGGGCGTCCCTGCCATCTATGTCTGGACCCACGACTCCATCGGCCTGGGCGAAGACGGACCCACCCACCAGCCGGTGGAACAGCTGGCCTCCCTCCGCGCGATCCCGGGGCTCGACGTCGTCCGCCCGGGTGACGCGAACGAGGTGGCCGTCGCTTGGCGGACCATCCTGGAGAACACCGAGAACCCGGCCGGCATTGTGCTCACCCGCCAGAACATCCCCACCTACGCCCGTGGCGAGGGTGCGGCCACGGCCACCGAGTTCGGTTCCGCCGAAGGGGCGGCACGCGGCGGTTACATCCTCGCCGAAGCCGTCCGCGACGGCAGCGTCGTTACCCCGGACGTCATCCTGGTCGGCACCGGCTCCGAGGTGCAGCTTGCTGTTGAGGCCCGCGAAGCCCTCGCCGCCGAAGGCGTAGCTGCCCGCGTGGTCTCGATGCCGAGCATCGAATGGTTCAACAAGCAGGACAAGGAATACCGCGAGTCCGTCCTGCCGAAGGACATCCGCGCCCGGGTTTCCGTCGAAGCGGGCATTGCCCTCGGCTGGCGCGAGATCGTCGGCGACGCCGGCCGCAGCGTCTCCCTGGAGCACTTCGGCGCATCGGCCGACTACAAGACACTGTTCCGCGAATTCGGCATCACCGCCGACGCCGTGGCCCAGGCTGCGCGCGACTCCCTCGCCGCTGCCGGCGGCAACGGATCCGCCCCCGACGGCACCACCGGCGCCGCTTCCGGAGCGCAGTCCACCGAGACCGGCGACCAGCAGTAA